In Leptolyngbya sp. NIES-2104, the genomic window TGTTCTACCCGCTGCCAGCATTATTCGACGACGTGGAGAACTGGTCGAAGATTTTCGCATGATTATGGACGGTTCTCCCTTGCTCAAATCATCATGATGAAACTATTCTACGCTCCTGGAACTTGCGCCCTCGCGCCTCACATCGTTCTCGAATGGATTGGTCAACCGTATGAGCTTCAGAAAGTAAAACCCAGTGACCCAGAGTATTTGAGGCTCAATCCCTTGGGGCAAGTTCCTGCGCTGATGGACGGCAATAGTAGCGTGATGAATCAGGCGGATGCTGTGCTGAAGTATTTAGCGCATAAGTATCCAGAAGCCCAATTGAATGATGACGGAACACTGGAAGGAGCGTATGAACTCGATCGCTGGTTAGCGTTCCTGACTGGGGACGTGCATCCTGCTTTTTTCCCATTCTTTGCACCACAACGTTACTTGATTGATGACTCTGAGCCAGCGCGAAATTCGGTCAAAGAAGCTGCTTACAAATTGATCGATCGGGTCTACCGCCATTTAGATCAACACCTCGAAAACAAAGAACATTTAGTCGGAGATCGGCGAACGATTGCTGACCCTTATGCCTTTGCCATG contains:
- a CDS encoding glutathione S-transferase family protein → MMKLFYAPGTCALAPHIVLEWIGQPYELQKVKPSDPEYLRLNPLGQVPALMDGNSSVMNQADAVLKYLAHKYPEAQLNDDGTLEGAYELDRWLAFLTGDVHPAFFPFFAPQRYLIDDSEPARNSVKEAAYKLIDRVYRHLDQHLENKEHLVGDRRTIADPYAFAMIRWGNLLPNGLSNYPQIDRFYQHWRNDEGVQRAMQQQGIQK